TAGGGAGGCTAAATTATAGTTCCCTCCCTGTTATTTTCGAAAACTATAATCAATTTTGAACTCATTTTCGTTACCTCCTTTTTTGGGATATTTTCTTAAATATATCATATTATCTTTTAAAAGATAATTTGAAACAATAAAAAAGCGTTAGTTTTTTAGACTAACGCTTTTAACTTTTATTCTTCTAATTCCTGAATTGACTTAGTAATCTTTTCAATCAATTCTTGATACTTAACAACCTTGGCTTTTTCGGCTTCTATTAATTCCTTGGGAGCTTTGCTTACAAATCCCTGATTGCTAAGTTTGCCTTGCGCTCTTGCCAACTCGTCCTTTGCTGTTTTGAGTTCTTTGTTAAGTCTTTGGGTTTCTACTGTCTTGTCTACAAGGTCAAGCACAGGAATATAAATCTCGCAAAGCGGCGCAATCACCTGTGCGCATTTGTCGGGCTTTTCTTTTACTATTTCAATAGACTTGCCCATACCAAGCTTTTCTATATAAACAAGCGCTTCGTTTATAATCTTAGGATTTTTTAAAGGCAGAACATAGATAGCTGTTCTCTTGTTTTGAGGAACTTTCATTTCTGCACGAAGTTCTCTTATTCTTTTTATGACTTCAATTACTTCTTCAAAATCCTTATATGCCTTAACGCTGTGGATTTTTGTATTGTATTCGGGGTATTTTGCTTTTATGATCATTCCTTGGCTGGAAGGCATATGTCTATAAATCTCTTCGGTAACAAAAGGCAGTATAGGATGAATTAGTTTCAAAATTCCGTCAAGCAAATACATCAAAACAGACATTGCTGCAACTTTTTGATTTTGGTCTGCGCCGTATAGCTTAGTTTTTGCAAGCTCAATATACCAATCGCAAAAATCATTCCAAATAAACTCATACATAAGCTTAAGCGCGCGATTGACATTATACTTGTCCATAATTTTGGTTACGTTCTTGACAAGCTCGTTCCATTTATATAATATCCAGCGATCTGCAATGCCCAATTTAACCTGGTCAATATCCTTATATTCTATCTTTTCAACATTTTGCAAAACAAATCTTGCAGCATTCCAGATTTTGTTGATAAATACTCTGTCAGTAGCAATCTTATCTTCAGAAAACTTGATATCGCTGCCCAAAGTCGTGCCCCAAAGCAGTGAAAATCTTACCGCATCAGCGCCGTATTTTTCTATCATTTCAATGGGATCAACACCGTTGCCCAAAGATTTTGACATCTTGCGACCGATTTTGTCTCTTACAATACCGTTTATCAAGACATCAGAAAAAGGTTCTTTGCCCATAAACTCGATGCCCGAAAATACCATTCTTACAACCCAGAAAAAGATAATTTCGTGAGCGGTAACCAAAACATTGGACGGATAGAAATATTCCAAGTCCTTATTTTTCTCCGGCCAGCCCAATGTAGCAAACGGCCAGAGCGCACTAGAGAACCAAGTATCCAAAACATCCTCGTCTTGATGAACATGTCCGCCGCATTTGGGACAAACATCAATATGCTCTTTGGATACAGTTACGTCCTTGCAATTGTCGCAATAATACGCAGGGATACGATGCCCCCACCACAATTGACGGGAAATGCACCAGTCTTTTATATTGACAAGCCAATGTCTGTAAATCTTTTCAAATCTTTTGGGCGTAAATTTAAGCTTGCCCTTTTCCAAAGCTTGAAGCGCAGGTTTTGCAAGCTGTTCCATCTTGACAAACCATTGCTTAGATACAATAGGCTCAATATCGGTATCGCAGCGATAGCACTTGCCTACATTGTGCTTGTGCGGCTCTATCTTTTGCATTAAGCCTAGCTTGTTTAAGTCTTCTACTATCTTTTTTCTTGCCTCATATCTGTCAAGTCCTTGATATTGTCCTGCTTTTTCATTCATCTTTCCGTCATCAGACATAACTCTGATCACATCAAGATTATGTCTTAATCCAACCTCAAAGTCGTTGGGATCATGCGCAGGAGTGATCTTAACAGCGCCGCTTCCAAATGTCTTATCAACATAATCGTCCGCTATGATAGGAATTCGTCTGTTGACAAGGGGAAGAATAACATATTTTCCAACCAGATTAGTATATCTTTTGTCTGAAGGGTTGACTGCAACAGCAGTATCACCCAGCATTGTTTCAGGTCTGGTTGTAGCAACTACAATATATTCATCTGAATTTTCTATCGGATAGCGTATATGCCATAGATATGAAGATGAGGGTTTGTATTCAACTTCAGCGTCAGACAGTGCTGTTTTGCATGCAGGGCACCAGTTGATAATTCGGCTGCCCTGATATATATAGCCTTTTTCATAAAGACGGACAAATACTTCCAAAACAGCTTTTGAACGTGTTTCGTCCATAGTAAAAGCTAATCTGTCCCAGTCGCTTGAAACGCCTATTCTTTTGGCTTGCTCAACTATTCTTCCGCCAAACTTTGCATACCAATCCCAAGCTCTTTCCAAAAATTTTTCTCTGCCCAAATCCTGCTTGGTCAATCCTTCCTCTGCCATTTTTTCTACAATCTTGACTTCGGTAGCGATTGAAGCGTGGTCAGTACCAGGAATATACAGAGCATTAAAGCCCTTCATCCTTTTGTATCTGATTAATATGTCTTGTAAAGAAAGGTTAAGCGCATGCCCTATATGAAGCTGCCCTGTAATATTGGGCGGAGGCATTATTATGGTAAATGGTTTTTTTGAGCGGTCCTCATCCGCTTTAAAATATCCTTGTTTAACCCATTGGTCATAAAGTTCGGTCTCAAAACCGGACGGCTGATAAGATTTATCAAGCTCTTTGATGTTGTCCATTTTATTTAGTCCCTTTTATATAATCAATTATTTTATCACTGTGAAAACAAGTCCCGCAATAACAAGTCCTAGACTTACTAATTTCAAAGAAAAAAACAACTTATCCCCATTGTCAACTTCTTTGATATGTTTGATTTTGCCTGTCAGTTTTCTAGCAAAAATCGACAGCAGCAATCCCGAAACAGCTAAAACAAAACCAACTATGACATTCCATTGGGATAATCTAGTTATAAGATTGGTCCAAAAACTGTTGCTTGCGGCCAAAAAATTCATAATAAGTGCAACCCACTTTTTAAAAAATTACCTTGGATTTTAAATATTATACTAGAAATGGTTTTATAAATCAAATTATGTTATAAGGTGATTTCGCTAAAAAGATTATTCAATATCAAATAAAAAAGCCGTCTTTATTATAAAAGTCAGCTTTTTATTAATTACGCAAAATTTGCAATCTTTATTGATTTTTTGTGAAAATCACATTTTTACACATTTGGTTAATTAGGCTAATATACTGACAATATGGACTCATTATGTTTTTGAGTTCAAAAATCCATTTTTGAGATGATGGAATGAAAATAATTTTATGTTTGCACAAAGTAAGCCACACATATCATACAAAACAGGGCGAAACCCTAGCCTTAAAAGATATCAGCTTTTGCTTAAATGACGGCGAATTTTTGTCCATAGTAGGTCCGTCAGGTTGCGGAAAAACCACAATACTATCCTTAATAAGCGGTCTGATAAGAGCTTCGGAAGGCAAAATCTTGATTGACGGCAATGAAGTTACCACCACTAACCGCGATACAGGATATATGTTTCAGCGCGACCAACTCTTTGAATGGCGAACGATAAGGCAAAACATAACGCTTGGACTGGAAATCCAAAAAAAGATGACGCCTGAAAACCTCAAAGCAATAGATGAGCTGATAGAAAAATACGGACTAAAAGAGTTTTCGGATCATTACCCTAGAGAACTAAGCGGCGGAATGCGCCAAAGAGTAGCGCTTATAAGAACGCTTGCAACTTCTCCCAAGCTATTGCTGCTTGACGAACCGTTTTCCGCACTGGACTTTCAGACAAGACTCAAAGTGTGCGATGATGTGTACAGCATAATAAAAAACGAAAAAAAGAGTGCGATATTGGTAACTCACGATATTTCTGAAGCTATAAGTATGAGCGACCGTATTTTGATGCTAACTAACCGTCCTGCCACAATTGCTCATGAATATGTGCTTGATATGGGCGAATGTCCCACTCCTTTAAAACGACGCGAATGCAAAAAGTTTGGATACTGGTTTGATAAAATCTGGAAAGACTTAGAAAGTTTATAATATGGGATGAGAAATGAAAAAAAGTAATATAACTTATTCTTTAGCACACAAACAGTATTTGAAAAACATCAGAATAAAAAAGGCTTTGATCCTTTTAGCCCAGTTTGGTCTTTTGATTGGGGTTATATTGTTATGGGAGATATTGACCGCCAATTACATTATTGATCCGCTTTTCTTTTCTTCACCCAGCCGTATTCTAAAAACCGCAAAAAAGATGTTTGTGGATAAAGAAATATATATGGGCAATATTATCTATACCCATATAGGCATAACTTTGTACGAATGCATGCTTGGTT
Above is a window of Clostridia bacterium DNA encoding:
- a CDS encoding valine--tRNA ligase, which codes for MDNIKELDKSYQPSGFETELYDQWVKQGYFKADEDRSKKPFTIIMPPPNITGQLHIGHALNLSLQDILIRYKRMKGFNALYIPGTDHASIATEVKIVEKMAEEGLTKQDLGREKFLERAWDWYAKFGGRIVEQAKRIGVSSDWDRLAFTMDETRSKAVLEVFVRLYEKGYIYQGSRIINWCPACKTALSDAEVEYKPSSSYLWHIRYPIENSDEYIVVATTRPETMLGDTAVAVNPSDKRYTNLVGKYVILPLVNRRIPIIADDYVDKTFGSGAVKITPAHDPNDFEVGLRHNLDVIRVMSDDGKMNEKAGQYQGLDRYEARKKIVEDLNKLGLMQKIEPHKHNVGKCYRCDTDIEPIVSKQWFVKMEQLAKPALQALEKGKLKFTPKRFEKIYRHWLVNIKDWCISRQLWWGHRIPAYYCDNCKDVTVSKEHIDVCPKCGGHVHQDEDVLDTWFSSALWPFATLGWPEKNKDLEYFYPSNVLVTAHEIIFFWVVRMVFSGIEFMGKEPFSDVLINGIVRDKIGRKMSKSLGNGVDPIEMIEKYGADAVRFSLLWGTTLGSDIKFSEDKIATDRVFINKIWNAARFVLQNVEKIEYKDIDQVKLGIADRWILYKWNELVKNVTKIMDKYNVNRALKLMYEFIWNDFCDWYIELAKTKLYGADQNQKVAAMSVLMYLLDGILKLIHPILPFVTEEIYRHMPSSQGMIIKAKYPEYNTKIHSVKAYKDFEEVIEVIKRIRELRAEMKVPQNKRTAIYVLPLKNPKIINEALVYIEKLGMGKSIEIVKEKPDKCAQVIAPLCEIYIPVLDLVDKTVETQRLNKELKTAKDELARAQGKLSNQGFVSKAPKELIEAEKAKVVKYQELIEKITKSIQELEE
- a CDS encoding ABC transporter ATP-binding protein — encoded protein: MKIILCLHKVSHTYHTKQGETLALKDISFCLNDGEFLSIVGPSGCGKTTILSLISGLIRASEGKILIDGNEVTTTNRDTGYMFQRDQLFEWRTIRQNITLGLEIQKKMTPENLKAIDELIEKYGLKEFSDHYPRELSGGMRQRVALIRTLATSPKLLLLDEPFSALDFQTRLKVCDDVYSIIKNEKKSAILVTHDISEAISMSDRILMLTNRPATIAHEYVLDMGECPTPLKRRECKKFGYWFDKIWKDLESL